A window of Heliomicrobium undosum genomic DNA:
AATTCATCAAGGCGACGAGCACGCGCTGCGGCTTTCGGTCCGGCGGCAGCGCCGCCGATGACGACGATTCTTCGAGATCCCATAGTTGGCTGCCCCTCCTTCATCGACGGTTGCTTGTGAAATACGTTGATGACACAAGTGGTTACGTTTCATGTCAGACGATTTAAACGCTTTTGCCGATGGGACAGCACTTGATGCAGCGGCTGCACCCCTCACATTTTCGCAGGTCCACCTCTCCCCTTTCCAACGGCGCTTGTGGGCAAAGGCTCAGGCATAGTCCACAGTCATTGCAGCCCATACTCGCCGGTTGCTCTACTTGACCAGGAAGCGGCAGCCCCCCTTCCACCTCCACCCCGGTGATCAGCATCCGTGGACCGAATCGGGGATGGACGAGCAACCCGAAGGGCGACAGATTGCCCAGACCTGCCGTTTCGGCCAGTTCGGGCAGGTTTATCTTCGGCGAGAGGGTCGTAAAGATGCGAAAACGCCGTCCCTGGGCGCGGAGCACCCGTTCCAAATCAAGCAGGAAGTCGTGGCTGTCGTGGAAGGCGTCTAAATCAAACTCATCGCCCTTCCACTTAAATATGAAGATGTATGTATCCCCCGCGCGCCCGGCGTCATTGGGGCGTTTGAGCAAATCCTCCAGCAAAGGCAGCGGCTGTCGATTGCGGTTTCTTCTCGATTGCCGGCGCTGCCACCAGGCGCGCGGATCGCGTTTGAACAACAGCAGGCTTGGGATTATGGTCCCAAAGAATTCGATGGCGGCGCCGTTTTTGATTACACCCTGAAAGCGGACGTTTCTGCGACTCATATCGATATACCCCCTGGAGGTAACATTTGCTTTACCTTTATTCCACACGCAGGGGGGATTTCCTTCAACCTTTCAATCGCCGCCGCTTTTCCAGTAAAAAAATTTACCTCCATATAATAACTATCACTAGGAATTTTACCAACGGTGTCGAAAAAAGTGACATATTGACGTACACGTGTAAGTGTTCCTAGAACAAATTCTTGAACAGCAGTGCAACGTAAGGAGGAAGTGCAATGCCCAACGGCAACGTCAAAGACCCCAACATCATCGAAGCCGATCCGCTCATCGGAACGCCGGTGGAAGACAGTGAGGTCTTTCCCGGTCAGCAGAACTACGAAGATACCTGCGCCATTCGTTCCCAGCAATTTATCATCGAACAGTTCACTGGACTCCCCATGACGGAGGAACAGTTGATGGCAGAGGCCAGCGCCAACGGCTGGTATACCCCTGGCGGCGGAACGCCCCTCGAAGATGTAGGCAATCTGCTGGAACTGCACGGTATCCCTGTCAACCGCATCGAGAACGCCAACATCTTCAATCTGGCCAATGAACTGGCCCAAGGACATAAGGTGATCATCGGCGTCGATTCAGGTGAACTTTGGCAGGAACAGCCCATCTTGAGCAACATCGCCGATCAACTGGGCATCTCCGGAACGGACCATGCGGTTGTTGTCAGCGGGATCGACACATCCGACCCGGAACATATCAAAGTCATCGTCAGCGATCCCGGGACGGGAGAAGCGGCGGCTACATATCCCCTAGAGGATTTTCTTGATGCCTGGCAGGACAGCGGATGCTACATGGTGTCCACCCAGGAACCGGCGCCTCCCCACCTCCCCGAGATGGAGAACTTCGACTACGCAGCAGGCTACATTCCCGCCGTTGGGGACGTGCCCTTTGAAGAAATGCAGGATCTCATGTATCATCCCGATGAATGGTGGCGTCTGACCGAGACGGCCTGGGACCAGGACGCCCTGGGGTCTGTCGATCACGAGGCAGAAGGCGATCCGGCCCACATTAACCATGAAGGCAAGGAAAGCCTCGTAGACCTGCTCGATGACAATGACGACACGCCCACGTCCATTGAAGAACTGATCGAAGATCTCAATCCCTTCGACTCAGACGATGATACCGGTAACCCTTCTGACCATCATGACCAAGATCATGGGCAGGAAAACCTTCACTCCTATGCCGATCTGCTCGACGACCCTGCAGATGGAGATGATTGGCTGTAAGGAGAGGTGACCTATGTCGATTGCAGAGATCAGCAAGAGATTGAAATCAGGCGAGTCGATCATCTGCAACCCCAGCAGCATTGATTCGCTGGAGTTTACAGGCTCCTCAATCGTCGGAACGCGCAGCCTCTATCTCACCAGTCAGGGACGGGTCTTTGCGCACGATACAGGCGGCTTGTTCGGCGACCCCAAGTTGATTACTGTCCAACTGCAAAAAGGCGATCTGCGGACGAGTTTTGAAGAACAGGTTCGCGTCGCTTACAGCAAGAAAAATGATTACAACCTGTCCTTCACCATCGTTTTTTCCCTCCCCGACTTCCTGTCCCTTTGCAGCCGGTCACCCGGCCTCTTTGAAATCCCGGCCGAGCGCACCTATATCAAGTTGGAACAGGGCTTCTTTCCCGTCAATTTGAAGATCGCCGGTCACGCCATTGTCCTTACTTCCGGCGTCTATAAAAACAAATTGGACTTGACGCGGGCGACCGCCTGCCAGTATGAAAAACCCTACATCAAATTGTCGGGACGCTTCACATGGTCCGATGAGTGCAAAAGAGAAAAAACAATAAAGAAGGCCGAACTGCTGGTCTTGGATGAGCATGCGGCGCGAAGCGTCGTCGAAGCCTGGTCCCGTCTGCCCAAACTATTCGATCTCGTGCCCATCGACGCCATGCTCTTCCCCGGAGAATACACGGGCCGGCTGGATCAGGCGGGAACGCGCCGGAAGCCGGCGCTGCTGGCGCTGAGCCAAGATATGGCTCAAATCGTCGATGAAGAACGGATGCGCGTCCTGGCCGAACAACTCATAGACGACGAGGAACCATCCATCGCCTACGATTCCTACACCCAATCGCTCTATTTCTTCCGCGATGATGACAACTGCCGCATCTCCCTCAATGGTCTGAAAATGGAGGAACAGGTCCATCTGGCGGAGCGCTTCGCCGGGCAATGGGTCATCTTCGAAACAGGTGTCTTCGGCAGCCTCGCCGATATGGCCTGCATCGATGAAACCCTCCTCTTTGTCCACAGCCCGGGCGAATGCCGGTTTATCGATCCCGACGGGATGGAAACGGTCCATCGCTTTTCAGACCAGGATGCCGAGTTTTATTTCAACAGCAGCGGCATCCCCTTTATCGTCTACCGAGAACAGGTTCTCTCCCTAATCCTCCGCGAGGAGGACAAACAGGAGGAGTACCAGCAGTTCTGGAAGACAGGCTTGCCGTTGCAAAAACTCTCCCGCAAGAGCTTGTGCCTTGCCGAGAACAGCAGCCAGCCCTTCATCTTCCGCTTTGACGCCGATGGATGCGCCTTGATGCAGGATCCCCAACGCCATCTGGACAAGTTCGCCTATTCCTCCCTCAAGCGGATTCAGTACCTGGAACTCGCCCAGGAGGAAGATGACTTTTGCCGCATCGTGCTGTTGATCCAGGGGCGCGGCGATGTTCCCCTGCGCGCGCCGATGCAGACGATCAAGGGGCTGATTCAATCCCAGTACCAGTCTCTAAAAAAAGAAGCCACCCTGGCGCTGCCCGACAACAGTCTTTTTGCCCAGTGGACCCAGAACGTCAACGACTACATCATGACGCAACTGTTTTCCCAATTCTTCGTCATCGAAGCGGAGATCCAGACCCTACAAGCGACAGAGGCGGAGGAAAAAGAGAAACTGGCCCAACAGGCCAACTACCTCTACTATGCCGTTCAGGGTCTGAAAAAACACCTGGACATGCTCAGCATCTACCTGCCGCTGATGCTGAAACAGGAAGAGCAGCGCCTGGCCCGCAAGGCAAAGCAGAATGTCAAGGTAGAGGTGTTCAAGAGCCTGCAGCGGGGGCTCTCCGGCATCACCGGGCAAATCTCTCGTTCCCTTGGGGACGTGGAACGCAGCTTGGGGCCGATCTCTTACGTCATCGTCCCGCAGCCTGAAATAGAAGAGGACAACAGCGATCTGGCCAGATGGGGCGCCACGCTGGCCTCGGTGGCCATCAACCCCGCCTACGCGGTCAATCTGGTGCGCATGTTCTTCGATGAAGACGCCCGCGACAACAGGGAAAGAGCCAAGGATGAACTGGAGAAAAACCGTTTGAAGCTCTATGTGGAGCAGGCCATTCACAGCTACGAGTATTTGATGCGGGCCGTTCTCCCCTACTGCATTTCCGAGACGAGCGAGACGGTGAACAAGTGCTACAAGAGCCTCGGCGACTCTTACGCCGTCCTGTTGAAGCTGAAACCGGCCCGGGAGATGCTCTTCGAACGATTCTGCGAACTGCACCTGTATAAAGAGATGCCTGTGAGCCCCTCCCACCTGCTGACCCGGCGGGCCATGCTGGAGAAGATCCGCAGTTCCATGGAGCGA
This region includes:
- a CDS encoding cysteine peptidase family C39 domain-containing protein; the encoded protein is MPNGNVKDPNIIEADPLIGTPVEDSEVFPGQQNYEDTCAIRSQQFIIEQFTGLPMTEEQLMAEASANGWYTPGGGTPLEDVGNLLELHGIPVNRIENANIFNLANELAQGHKVIIGVDSGELWQEQPILSNIADQLGISGTDHAVVVSGIDTSDPEHIKVIVSDPGTGEAAATYPLEDFLDAWQDSGCYMVSTQEPAPPHLPEMENFDYAAGYIPAVGDVPFEEMQDLMYHPDEWWRLTETAWDQDALGSVDHEAEGDPAHINHEGKESLVDLLDDNDDTPTSIEELIEDLNPFDSDDDTGNPSDHHDQDHGQENLHSYADLLDDPADGDDWL
- a CDS encoding DUF1091 domain-containing protein, producing the protein MSIAEISKRLKSGESIICNPSSIDSLEFTGSSIVGTRSLYLTSQGRVFAHDTGGLFGDPKLITVQLQKGDLRTSFEEQVRVAYSKKNDYNLSFTIVFSLPDFLSLCSRSPGLFEIPAERTYIKLEQGFFPVNLKIAGHAIVLTSGVYKNKLDLTRATACQYEKPYIKLSGRFTWSDECKREKTIKKAELLVLDEHAARSVVEAWSRLPKLFDLVPIDAMLFPGEYTGRLDQAGTRRKPALLALSQDMAQIVDEERMRVLAEQLIDDEEPSIAYDSYTQSLYFFRDDDNCRISLNGLKMEEQVHLAERFAGQWVIFETGVFGSLADMACIDETLLFVHSPGECRFIDPDGMETVHRFSDQDAEFYFNSSGIPFIVYREQVLSLILREEDKQEEYQQFWKTGLPLQKLSRKSLCLAENSSQPFIFRFDADGCALMQDPQRHLDKFAYSSLKRIQYLELAQEEDDFCRIVLLIQGRGDVPLRAPMQTIKGLIQSQYQSLKKEATLALPDNSLFAQWTQNVNDYIMTQLFSQFFVIEAEIQTLQATEAEEKEKLAQQANYLYYAVQGLKKHLDMLSIYLPLMLKQEEQRLARKAKQNVKVEVFKSLQRGLSGITGQISRSLGDVERSLGPISYVIVPQPEIEEDNSDLARWGATLASVAINPAYAVNLVRMFFDEDARDNRERAKDELEKNRLKLYVEQAIHSYEYLMRAVLPYCISETSETVNKCYKSLGDSYAVLLKLKPAREMLFERFCELHLYKEMPVSPSHLLTRRAMLEKIRSSMERMNGFIRQCRWSE